Proteins from a single region of Pseudopedobacter saltans DSM 12145:
- a CDS encoding glycoside hydrolase family 43 protein — translation MMIKRINILFAYAFCFWVNGAFSQNPIIQTMYTADPAPMVYNNRLYVYTTHDEDQSTWFNMNDWKVYSTNDMVNWTDHGTILKYSDFAWAKGDAWAAQCVEKNGKFYLYVPVVSKVNNKGAIGVAVGDSPLGPFYDVLGKPLVQSEWGDIDPTVFIDDDGQAHMYWGNPKLKYVKLNEDMISYSGDIIEVPMTEESFGKRDGNPERPTKYEEGPWLYKRKDLYYLFWPGGPLPEFIGYSTSKSAKGPWKYGGIVMPAEGKSFTNHPGVIDFRGKTYFFYHNGALPGGSGFTRSVCVQELNFNKDGTIPQMKMTEGITKGIAALNPYQLTQAETISWSEHVKAFQNDKVGVFVRALQNGAYTSVKNVDFGDIGASAFSARVGTTHNGGVTMEIRMGSQEGPIAGTVKVPLTGGDDRWEIINVKLDRKITGIQDVYFVFKGKASSNIMYFDYWKFSK, via the coding sequence ATGATGATAAAAAGAATTAATATATTATTTGCTTATGCATTTTGTTTCTGGGTAAATGGTGCATTTTCTCAGAATCCGATAATTCAGACCATGTACACCGCAGACCCCGCGCCTATGGTATATAATAACCGTTTATATGTTTACACAACGCATGACGAAGATCAATCCACATGGTTTAATATGAACGATTGGAAAGTTTACTCTACAAATGATATGGTAAACTGGACCGATCACGGAACAATTCTAAAATACTCAGATTTTGCATGGGCAAAAGGAGATGCATGGGCTGCGCAATGTGTAGAGAAAAACGGAAAATTCTATTTATATGTTCCTGTTGTTTCCAAAGTAAATAACAAAGGCGCTATTGGCGTAGCAGTAGGTGATAGTCCGTTAGGTCCGTTTTACGATGTATTAGGTAAACCACTTGTGCAGAGTGAGTGGGGAGATATTGATCCAACAGTTTTTATAGATGATGATGGACAGGCTCATATGTACTGGGGAAACCCAAAACTTAAGTATGTAAAACTGAACGAAGATATGATCTCTTATTCCGGGGATATTATCGAGGTTCCTATGACCGAAGAATCTTTTGGAAAACGAGACGGTAATCCGGAACGACCCACTAAATATGAAGAAGGTCCGTGGTTGTATAAACGTAAAGATTTGTACTATCTTTTCTGGCCTGGTGGTCCGCTTCCAGAGTTTATAGGTTATTCTACAAGTAAAAGCGCAAAAGGGCCATGGAAATATGGCGGTATCGTCATGCCTGCAGAGGGTAAATCATTTACAAATCATCCGGGTGTTATAGATTTTAGAGGCAAGACTTATTTCTTCTATCACAATGGAGCTTTACCTGGAGGAAGTGGTTTTACACGCTCGGTATGTGTGCAAGAGCTAAACTTCAATAAAGACGGCACAATCCCTCAAATGAAAATGACAGAAGGAATTACCAAAGGGATAGCTGCATTGAATCCTTATCAGTTAACACAGGCCGAAACAATTTCATGGTCAGAGCATGTAAAGGCTTTTCAAAATGACAAAGTGGGTGTTTTTGTTAGGGCATTGCAAAATGGAGCCTATACCAGTGTTAAAAATGTAGATTTTGGAGATATAGGTGCCTCTGCATTTTCGGCCAGAGTTGGCACTACTCATAATGGGGGAGTTACTATGGAGATTAGGATGGGAAGTCAGGAGGGACCAATTGCTGGGACTGTAAAAGTTCCTCTAACAGGTGGGGACGATAGGTGGGAAATTATAAATGTGAAGTTGGATAGGAAAATTACAGGTATCCAGGATGTATATTTTGTGTTTAAAGGGAAGGCGTCGTCTAATATTATGTATTTCGATTATTGGAAATTTAGCAAATAA
- a CDS encoding glycoside hydrolase family 43 protein gives MKLKFSLMVLTILFIAFFLKAQSSEPMSAHNPIIFADVPDMSMIRVGENYYMSSTTMHMNPGVPIMKSKDLVNWELIGYAYDTLANMDELNLANGKNTYGRGSWASSMRYHNGTYYVSTFAQTTGKTYIFTTKDIEKGPWEVKEFKPMMHDHTLFFEGEKVYMIWGGGKLNIVELQPDLSGIKPETQRVLIENATLPSTPEGVRGGLPAEGSQLFKINGKYYLFNISWPPGGMRTVIVHRSDKIDGPYEGRVVLQDKGVAQGGLIDMPDGKWYAYLFQDYGAVGRIPFLVPVKWEDGWPVLGVDGKVPYTLNLPANKSLIPHIVNSDDFSRKKGEPNLPLVWQWNHNPDNSLWSVTKRKGYLRLQTGCIDSSFLQARNTLTQRTIGPTCSGSTAVDVSGMKDGDFAGLSLLQKNYGLVGVKMIEGKKYLVMENATTGTPQEAARIPFSGKKVFLKAECDFTNKKDIANFFYSLDGKNWQPIGTQLKMAYTIPHFMGYRFGLFSYSTKYTGGYADFDFFNIKQ, from the coding sequence ATGAAGTTAAAATTTAGTTTAATGGTTTTGACCATTTTGTTTATTGCCTTTTTCTTAAAAGCTCAATCTTCGGAGCCAATGAGTGCTCACAATCCCATTATTTTTGCGGATGTCCCGGATATGTCAATGATAAGGGTTGGAGAAAATTACTATATGAGTAGCACCACTATGCATATGAATCCCGGGGTACCGATTATGAAATCAAAAGATTTGGTTAATTGGGAACTGATAGGTTATGCTTATGATACGTTAGCAAACATGGATGAGCTTAATTTGGCGAATGGAAAAAATACTTACGGACGAGGATCATGGGCAAGCAGTATGCGTTATCACAATGGAACCTATTATGTAAGTACATTCGCTCAGACCACTGGAAAAACTTACATCTTTACTACAAAAGACATAGAAAAAGGTCCATGGGAAGTTAAAGAATTTAAACCTATGATGCATGATCATACCTTGTTTTTTGAAGGCGAGAAGGTCTATATGATATGGGGTGGCGGAAAGTTAAATATTGTAGAATTGCAGCCAGATTTATCAGGTATTAAACCCGAAACTCAACGTGTACTTATTGAAAATGCAACTTTACCCAGTACACCCGAAGGAGTTCGTGGAGGACTTCCGGCCGAAGGGTCGCAATTATTTAAAATAAATGGGAAATATTACCTGTTTAATATTTCTTGGCCTCCCGGAGGTATGCGTACTGTAATCGTACATCGCTCAGATAAGATAGATGGACCTTATGAAGGACGCGTTGTTCTTCAAGATAAAGGTGTTGCACAAGGAGGATTGATAGATATGCCTGATGGAAAATGGTATGCCTATTTATTTCAGGATTATGGTGCAGTTGGACGTATTCCGTTTTTAGTCCCGGTAAAATGGGAAGATGGTTGGCCTGTATTAGGTGTCGATGGCAAGGTTCCTTATACCTTAAATCTTCCGGCCAACAAAAGTTTGATTCCCCATATCGTAAATTCAGACGATTTTTCAAGGAAAAAAGGTGAACCAAATTTACCTTTAGTATGGCAGTGGAATCATAACCCAGATAATAGTCTTTGGTCTGTAACCAAAAGAAAAGGTTACCTGAGATTACAAACCGGATGTATAGATAGTAGCTTTTTACAGGCTCGAAATACCCTAACCCAGCGCACAATAGGTCCAACATGTTCCGGATCTACAGCTGTAGATGTGTCGGGAATGAAAGACGGTGATTTTGCTGGACTGTCTCTATTGCAAAAAAATTATGGATTGGTAGGAGTTAAAATGATAGAAGGGAAAAAATACCTGGTTATGGAAAATGCCACTACTGGGACTCCCCAAGAGGCAGCCCGAATACCTTTTAGCGGAAAGAAAGTCTTTCTTAAGGCCGAATGTGATTTTACTAATAAAAAAGATATTGCTAACTTTTTCTATAGTTTGGATGGAAAGAACTGGCAGCCTATTGGTACTCAGCTAAAAATGGCTTATACAATACCTCATTTCATGGGCTATCGTTTTGGATTATTTAGCTATTCTACAAAATATACAGGAGGCTATGCCGATTTTGACTTTTTTAATATTAAGCAATAG
- a CDS encoding glycoside hydrolase family 31 protein: protein MNWNFFIYLFVLTPLLLNGQTYTSHTIQQDGLKVRLSEGFLNIQPIHGKAVRIQWTKDLTEEEREFILVNQQPVPPFNCSETTSLLKLVTNDYSVLFDKKTSTLSFLDKKGKIILNEALNSRKLSSNTVHSEPCYIAEQGFESKPDEYLFGLGQFQDGHYNLKNLSRKLIQVNSQIALPFLYSSKGYGILWHQYGLSWFNPADSIINLNKESYTNSREREVTSTSGTQKVSQQQTLYKGKFHLESDGEYTFMLDLGDMDNRHLLVIDGQPIIDQSNLWLPPAVSAKVKLKEGTHHVQVVCKSTNTPSLHWRKAGNVTTFRSPNAKSLNYVVFLGEDADDIISTYRNLSGKVPMLPKWAFGYWQCRERYTSSSHLVETVKEFRKRKLPLDVIVQDWQYWGKYGWGVPKFDEANYPNPSQFIKELHDLNAKFSISVWENLDKKSSVAKDYEGLYIKDSPWIDIYNPQTQKVHWNALNQNLFKHGVDSWWMDATEPENDALKDKNTYFGQGEFYRLTYPLFVSKAVYEGQRATNPDKRVTILTRSAFPGQQRYGTINWSGDIGWDWDTYKRQIVAGLNFSLTGMPYWTTDIGGFFRPGASQYHDPKYHDILMRWFQWGVFCPIFRMHGYQSETEPWKYGGKVEAEMRELLNIRYRLLPYIYSLAGDVNRNNTTIMRPMVMDFKGDENAIKQLYQYMFGPAILVAPVVKSEIEEWKVYLPEGSLWFDFWTNKIQKGGREVMADASKNKIPLFIKSGSIIPLGPVMQYSSEKSNEALTLDIYRGSNGFFELYEDEGDNYNYEKGRYTVIPISWNEKKRMLTIGKRVGTFQGSIEKRAFNIRIVGLDGEIVEQKVIYEGNPLSLKI, encoded by the coding sequence ATGAACTGGAATTTTTTCATATATCTGTTTGTGTTAACTCCATTGCTATTAAATGGACAGACTTACACCAGTCATACCATTCAGCAAGATGGATTGAAAGTGAGGCTTTCCGAAGGTTTTTTGAATATCCAACCAATTCACGGTAAAGCGGTAAGAATACAGTGGACAAAGGATTTGACTGAGGAAGAACGCGAGTTTATTCTGGTTAATCAACAACCTGTTCCTCCGTTCAATTGTTCAGAAACTACATCCCTGTTAAAACTTGTAACAAACGACTATAGCGTTTTATTTGATAAAAAAACATCTACGCTAAGCTTCCTTGATAAAAAGGGAAAGATTATACTAAACGAGGCACTAAATAGCCGTAAATTAAGCAGTAATACAGTTCATTCAGAACCATGTTACATCGCCGAACAAGGTTTCGAATCTAAGCCCGATGAGTATCTTTTTGGTTTAGGTCAATTTCAGGACGGGCACTACAATCTAAAAAATCTAAGTAGAAAGTTAATTCAGGTTAATAGTCAAATTGCCTTGCCTTTTCTGTATTCATCTAAAGGATATGGAATTTTATGGCATCAATACGGGCTGTCATGGTTTAATCCCGCAGACAGCATTATTAATTTAAATAAAGAGTCCTACACCAATAGTAGGGAGCGAGAGGTAACGAGTACAAGCGGAACACAAAAAGTTTCGCAGCAACAAACTTTATATAAAGGAAAGTTTCATTTGGAGAGCGATGGTGAATATACTTTTATGTTGGATTTGGGAGATATGGATAATCGCCATTTATTGGTGATAGACGGACAACCAATTATAGATCAGTCAAATTTGTGGTTACCTCCTGCAGTAAGTGCTAAAGTGAAGCTGAAAGAGGGAACACATCATGTACAAGTGGTATGTAAATCTACAAATACTCCTTCCTTACATTGGAGAAAAGCTGGTAACGTTACAACCTTTCGCTCGCCAAATGCTAAATCTTTAAACTATGTAGTTTTCTTAGGCGAGGATGCTGATGATATTATTTCAACATATAGGAACCTTTCAGGAAAAGTACCTATGCTACCGAAATGGGCTTTTGGCTATTGGCAATGCAGGGAAAGATATACGTCTTCTTCACATCTGGTAGAAACAGTAAAAGAATTCAGAAAAAGAAAATTGCCATTAGATGTGATTGTCCAGGATTGGCAATATTGGGGGAAATATGGATGGGGAGTTCCGAAGTTTGATGAAGCTAATTATCCAAATCCAAGTCAATTTATAAAGGAATTACATGATTTAAATGCAAAATTTTCTATCTCGGTATGGGAGAATCTGGATAAGAAATCAAGCGTAGCAAAAGATTATGAAGGATTATACATCAAAGACAGTCCCTGGATTGATATTTACAATCCCCAAACGCAAAAAGTGCATTGGAATGCCCTAAATCAAAACCTTTTTAAGCATGGTGTTGATTCCTGGTGGATGGATGCAACAGAACCAGAAAACGATGCTTTAAAAGATAAAAATACATATTTCGGACAAGGTGAATTCTATCGTTTAACATATCCTTTATTTGTTAGTAAAGCCGTTTACGAGGGACAGAGAGCGACAAATCCGGACAAAAGGGTGACTATATTAACGCGTTCTGCTTTTCCCGGCCAACAGCGTTACGGAACAATTAACTGGTCTGGCGATATTGGCTGGGATTGGGATACCTATAAAAGGCAAATTGTAGCCGGACTGAATTTCTCCTTAACAGGAATGCCTTACTGGACTACCGATATTGGCGGTTTCTTTCGACCGGGAGCCTCTCAATATCATGATCCAAAATATCATGATATCCTGATGCGTTGGTTTCAATGGGGTGTGTTTTGCCCGATTTTTAGAATGCATGGCTATCAATCAGAAACGGAGCCATGGAAATATGGCGGAAAGGTAGAAGCTGAGATGCGGGAACTACTTAATATTCGCTATCGGCTTCTACCATATATCTACTCTCTTGCAGGGGACGTCAATCGAAACAATACTACCATCATGCGTCCTATGGTAATGGATTTTAAAGGAGACGAAAATGCAATAAAGCAACTTTATCAATATATGTTTGGCCCAGCCATCTTAGTTGCTCCTGTAGTTAAGTCAGAAATTGAAGAATGGAAGGTTTACCTTCCCGAAGGAAGCTTATGGTTTGATTTCTGGACAAATAAAATTCAAAAAGGCGGCCGGGAAGTAATGGCGGATGCTTCAAAAAATAAAATTCCTTTATTTATTAAATCGGGGTCTATTATTCCCTTAGGCCCAGTTATGCAATATTCATCTGAAAAATCAAATGAAGCCTTAACGCTTGATATATATCGCGGTAGCAACGGCTTTTTCGAGCTATATGAAGATGAAGGAGACAATTACAATTATGAAAAGGGGCGTTATACCGTGATTCCAATTTCATGGAATGAGAAAAAAAGAATGCTGACAATAGGAAAACGTGTGGGGACTTTTCAAGGAAGTATAGAAAAAAGAGCGTTTAATATAAGAATTGTTGGGCTAGACGGAGAAATTGTTGAGCAAAAAGTGATATATGAAGGCAATCCTCTTTCTCTAAAAATTTAA
- a CDS encoding hybrid sensor histidine kinase/response regulator transcription factor, with amino-acid sequence MIRVFTLSLICIFTLGSILTVKADEKDLNFMNLSTKNGLSSNIVNSIHKDRYGFIWFATDDGLNKYDGKNFTIYRKNASNIVSNEVLDLYEDKSGNLWVSTSGGLTLYNRNLDSFISYLKGKNFPVLSTCSDNTGAIWVGGYQGLEVLNPHTGEFTSPGLGRNIDQTIATKSVNKLFKDRSGNIWIGTNTGVYRYGPNKGAVSHFKKLPNNSNSLINDAVSAICEDNQGNIWLGTNNGLSRLNVKDMTFHNYVSNPGDIQSLSSNMIYSLAVEPCGNIWIGTEEGLNIYNVRSDKITRVNKGGRNNYGLVGKAIKSIMIDKQGIYWLATFRGGVNKYDKNLAFFNLVQSNVYDPLGLSAPVVTSFVQKSDKMVYVGTDGGGLNLFDMEEGTFHKIQVSDQIKSDGLSILSMEKVKDEVWIGTFLHGLFVYNINTGKSRQIKKGNGKENISGSDIFCIKKDSRGNIWIGTNGQGLNRYDSEKNVFLKYGAEPKEIQLNGFIRAIEEDRNGNIWVGSCGSGVAVYNPVNGYSKTFNRINSNLPNDNIYTILCTKDGSIWLGLANSGLVKYDVKTDKFVVYSEHEGLANDVIYKILEDDNGKLWLSTNKGISSFDPKVRAFKNYSSNNGVQKSPFVYGSGLKLWDGRIFFGGTDGFNYFNPSKLFQNKNIPNVILTDLKVANQSVVPGQAGQLQEHISIAKEVNLDYKQNFSLSFAALNYTSPQENRYFYKLEGFDKEWNNVGMENTAVYTNVTPGEYIFKVKAKSDAGEWSTPLTSIVIKIHPPIWLSIYAYVGYFLIVVIGLWYMRYRGIKKLEAKFAIEQERIKVQQLLAEERREADRIHKFDQLKIKFLTNISHEFRTPISLIVGPIEQLLQQENNKEKWAQLNMVRRNSKRLLNLVNQLLDFRNIKQEEQKLNLEEGDFIAFAKDVAESFKDLAERKAINFEFRSNIKFYFTSFDHDKLERIFFNILSNAFKFTLKSGTISFQIDLFEKTGVVVKIIDTGIGIQENAKAKIFDRFFQSDNNDAILNQGSGIGLSIVKEFVKMHNGNIEVESVSGEGTTFSIFLPLQKIEDRLILEDDAVIFNESFNNDVEDELVGLPTLDKSELPLVLLVEDNEDFRSYLKDNLTKSYRVIEACDGKEGWQKALSSHPDIVITDVSMPYLSGMDLCKKIRADKRTKHIPVLLLTALTGEEDELSGLETGANDYMSKPFNFDILNIKIRNLLTLNNNLKTTYGNRVNLTLGEVAIESDNEKLLSKIVQYIEDNLTNSQLSVEDLSKYLAMSRGSLYTKVLNLTGQTPVEYIRRLKLERAALLLEKSDMNVSQICYSVGFATPNYFARAFKVKYNMLPSEYMMLKRQDRNDNV; translated from the coding sequence ATGATTAGGGTTTTTACACTCTCACTTATTTGTATTTTCACATTAGGAAGTATCCTAACCGTTAAAGCCGATGAAAAAGACTTAAATTTTATGAATTTAAGTACTAAGAATGGGCTTTCGTCAAATATTGTAAATAGTATTCACAAAGATCGTTATGGATTCATATGGTTTGCAACAGATGATGGTCTTAATAAATATGACGGGAAAAACTTCACGATATATCGAAAAAATGCTTCAAATATAGTCTCCAATGAGGTATTGGATTTGTATGAAGACAAATCTGGTAATTTGTGGGTATCTACATCTGGAGGGCTGACTCTTTACAACAGAAATTTAGACTCTTTTATCAGTTATCTAAAAGGAAAAAACTTTCCTGTGCTATCTACCTGCAGTGACAATACCGGAGCTATTTGGGTGGGTGGTTATCAGGGACTCGAAGTGCTTAACCCTCATACAGGAGAATTTACTTCTCCAGGTTTAGGAAGGAATATTGATCAGACAATAGCAACGAAATCGGTAAATAAATTGTTTAAAGATAGATCCGGAAATATTTGGATCGGAACTAATACAGGAGTTTATCGTTATGGACCAAATAAAGGTGCCGTTTCACATTTTAAAAAATTGCCAAATAATTCTAATAGTCTTATTAACGATGCAGTAAGTGCTATTTGTGAAGATAATCAAGGAAATATATGGTTAGGCACAAATAACGGACTGAGCAGGCTGAACGTAAAAGATATGACATTTCATAATTATGTTTCTAATCCCGGGGATATCCAGTCGCTTAGTTCTAATATGATTTATTCTCTGGCTGTGGAACCCTGTGGCAATATATGGATTGGAACGGAAGAAGGCCTGAATATTTACAATGTAAGAAGTGATAAAATAACCAGAGTAAATAAAGGGGGGCGGAATAATTATGGCTTGGTTGGCAAAGCGATAAAGTCTATCATGATAGATAAACAAGGTATTTACTGGCTGGCAACATTTAGAGGAGGTGTAAATAAATATGACAAGAATTTAGCTTTTTTTAACCTGGTACAGAGTAATGTTTATGATCCATTGGGGTTAAGCGCTCCGGTAGTCACTTCGTTCGTACAAAAATCAGATAAAATGGTTTATGTAGGAACCGACGGTGGTGGACTTAATTTATTTGATATGGAAGAGGGGACTTTTCATAAAATACAAGTCTCTGATCAAATAAAATCGGATGGGCTGTCTATTTTGTCTATGGAGAAAGTAAAAGATGAAGTATGGATAGGGACTTTTTTGCATGGTCTGTTTGTGTATAATATCAATACGGGGAAAAGTAGACAAATAAAAAAAGGAAATGGAAAGGAAAATATCAGTGGCTCAGATATTTTTTGTATAAAAAAGGATTCTAGAGGGAATATTTGGATTGGAACTAATGGACAGGGCCTTAATCGCTACGATTCGGAAAAGAATGTATTTCTTAAATATGGAGCCGAACCGAAAGAAATCCAGCTTAATGGATTTATAAGAGCTATTGAAGAAGATAGGAATGGGAATATTTGGGTCGGTTCATGTGGAAGTGGCGTGGCGGTCTATAATCCGGTAAATGGATATTCCAAAACATTTAATAGAATTAACAGTAATTTGCCAAATGATAATATATATACTATCCTATGTACAAAAGACGGATCTATTTGGCTGGGATTGGCGAATTCCGGACTAGTTAAGTATGATGTTAAAACTGATAAATTTGTCGTTTATTCAGAACATGAAGGGCTTGCTAACGACGTCATATATAAGATTTTAGAAGACGATAATGGTAAATTATGGTTAAGTACAAACAAAGGAATCAGCAGTTTTGATCCCAAAGTCAGAGCGTTTAAGAACTATTCCAGTAATAACGGAGTACAAAAAAGTCCATTTGTATATGGTTCTGGCCTGAAACTATGGGATGGCAGGATTTTCTTTGGAGGTACAGACGGATTCAATTACTTCAATCCGTCTAAGCTATTTCAGAATAAAAATATTCCAAATGTAATACTTACTGATTTAAAGGTCGCCAATCAAAGTGTAGTACCTGGTCAGGCAGGACAACTTCAGGAACATATTTCCATAGCTAAAGAAGTTAATCTGGATTATAAGCAGAATTTTTCTTTAAGTTTTGCCGCCTTGAATTATACATCGCCACAAGAAAACCGTTACTTCTATAAATTAGAAGGTTTTGATAAAGAATGGAATAATGTTGGTATGGAAAATACAGCGGTTTATACCAATGTAACTCCTGGAGAATATATATTCAAAGTTAAAGCAAAAAGCGATGCGGGAGAATGGAGTACGCCTTTAACATCCATAGTAATAAAAATTCATCCGCCTATATGGCTTAGCATATATGCTTATGTAGGTTATTTCCTGATCGTAGTTATTGGACTATGGTATATGAGGTACAGGGGAATAAAAAAGTTAGAAGCGAAATTTGCAATAGAACAAGAAAGAATTAAGGTGCAGCAACTTCTAGCTGAGGAAAGGCGCGAGGCGGATCGAATCCATAAATTTGATCAATTAAAAATTAAATTTCTTACTAATATAAGTCATGAGTTTCGTACGCCTATTTCGCTGATAGTTGGCCCGATAGAACAGTTATTGCAGCAAGAAAATAATAAAGAGAAGTGGGCCCAATTAAATATGGTGCGAAGAAATTCTAAGCGCTTACTCAACTTAGTAAATCAATTATTAGATTTTAGAAATATAAAGCAGGAGGAACAAAAGCTAAATTTAGAAGAGGGGGATTTTATTGCTTTTGCTAAAGATGTAGCTGAATCTTTTAAAGACCTGGCAGAACGAAAAGCTATCAATTTTGAGTTTAGGAGCAATATAAAGTTTTATTTCACTTCTTTTGATCATGATAAGTTGGAAAGAATTTTTTTCAATATTTTGTCCAATGCCTTCAAATTCACTTTGAAAAGTGGAACGATTTCATTCCAAATAGATTTATTTGAAAAGACAGGGGTAGTCGTTAAGATAATCGATACAGGTATCGGTATTCAGGAAAATGCGAAAGCGAAAATATTTGATAGATTTTTTCAGAGTGATAATAACGATGCTATACTCAATCAAGGTAGCGGTATAGGTTTATCAATTGTAAAAGAGTTTGTTAAGATGCATAATGGGAATATTGAAGTGGAAAGTGTGAGTGGCGAAGGAACCACCTTTTCAATATTTTTGCCATTGCAAAAAATAGAAGACAGACTAATATTGGAAGATGATGCGGTAATTTTTAATGAATCATTCAATAATGATGTTGAAGATGAGTTAGTTGGACTGCCTACATTGGACAAAAGTGAATTGCCACTTGTGTTATTAGTCGAAGATAATGAAGATTTTAGATCTTATCTAAAAGATAACTTAACAAAAAGCTACAGAGTTATAGAGGCTTGCGATGGAAAAGAAGGCTGGCAAAAAGCTCTATCTTCACATCCTGATATTGTAATAACGGATGTAAGTATGCCTTATCTCAGTGGAATGGATCTCTGTAAAAAAATCAGGGCAGACAAAAGAACGAAGCATATTCCTGTTTTATTATTAACCGCTCTTACGGGGGAAGAGGATGAGTTAAGCGGATTAGAAACCGGGGCAAATGATTATATGTCAAAGCCATTTAATTTTGACATATTGAATATCAAAATTAGAAATCTTCTTACACTCAATAATAATCTTAAGACCACCTATGGTAATAGAGTTAACTTAACTTTGGGAGAGGTTGCCATAGAGTCTGACAATGAGAAACTTTTGAGTAAAATAGTGCAATATATAGAAGATAATCTTACTAATTCTCAATTATCCGTAGAGGATCTTAGTAAGTATTTAGCAATGAGCAGGGGCTCTCTTTATACTAAGGTTTTAAATCTTACAGGACAGACTCCTGTAGAGTACATTAGAAGGCTAAAATTAGAACGGGCCGCATTGCTTTTAGAAAAAAGTGATATGAACGTATCACAAATATGTTATTCGGTGGGCTTTGCTACTCCAAATTATTTTGCAAGAGCCTTTAAAGTAAAATATAATATGCTCCCGTCAGAATACATGATGCTAAAAAGGCAGGATAGGAATGACAATGTTTAA
- a CDS encoding glycoside hydrolase family 43 protein — translation MKKLKIAYSVLVLSGIGFIASAQNPVVQTNFTPDPAPMVYKDRVYMYAGDDIPGFDFYYMTKWRVYSSSDMANWTDHGVPISLESFSWARDRAWAAQCIERNGKFYWYICAQTVNNDMAIGVAVSDSPTGPFKDALGKPLISNGSWSNIDPTVYIDDDGQAYMYWGNGTLFYVKLNKDMVSYSGEIVEVPQSVEAFGGLRRPGRPEEVLQKGEQYKDVFVEGPWLFKRNSKYYLIYAGMTKGTECLSYSISDTPTGPWKYQGKIMTDQPTNSFTNHGGIIDFKGKSYLFYHTGLLPKGGSYGRSSAIEEFKFNADGSIPSIKMTKNGVEPIGVLNPYQRNEAETIAWSEKCSTKESKAIGVYVTDIRTGGFIKVKAVDFGKSSPTEFSATVAAGLDGGILEVRIDSVGGTKIAGIDVPRTGGWNTWKTLTSTIAEKVSGVHDVYFVFKGENITAGRELFNFDHWTFKK, via the coding sequence ATGAAAAAACTTAAAATCGCGTACAGTGTCTTGGTCCTTTCCGGAATAGGTTTTATAGCATCGGCACAAAATCCGGTAGTACAAACAAATTTTACACCAGACCCGGCGCCAATGGTATATAAAGATAGGGTATATATGTATGCTGGCGATGATATCCCAGGCTTTGACTTCTATTACATGACTAAATGGAGGGTGTATTCATCCAGCGATATGGCAAACTGGACCGATCATGGTGTGCCTATCTCTTTGGAGTCTTTTTCCTGGGCCAGAGATAGGGCTTGGGCTGCCCAATGTATAGAAAGAAACGGAAAGTTTTATTGGTATATCTGTGCGCAAACAGTAAATAACGATATGGCAATTGGAGTAGCCGTGTCAGATAGTCCAACCGGTCCATTTAAAGATGCCCTTGGAAAACCTTTAATAAGTAATGGCAGTTGGTCTAATATCGATCCGACGGTGTATATCGATGATGATGGACAGGCTTACATGTATTGGGGTAACGGTACTCTTTTTTATGTGAAATTGAATAAAGACATGGTGTCTTATTCTGGAGAGATTGTAGAAGTTCCGCAATCTGTAGAAGCATTTGGCGGTTTAAGGCGTCCTGGACGTCCCGAAGAAGTCCTGCAAAAAGGAGAGCAATACAAAGATGTATTTGTAGAAGGTCCCTGGTTATTTAAACGTAATAGCAAGTATTATCTTATATATGCAGGGATGACGAAGGGAACGGAATGTTTATCTTATTCAATAAGCGACACGCCAACAGGTCCCTGGAAATATCAGGGTAAAATTATGACTGATCAACCGACGAATAGTTTTACTAACCATGGGGGCATTATAGACTTCAAAGGTAAATCGTATTTGTTTTATCATACCGGCTTACTGCCTAAAGGTGGAAGTTACGGCCGATCTTCTGCAATTGAAGAGTTTAAATTTAATGCAGATGGATCTATACCTTCAATAAAGATGACTAAAAATGGCGTTGAACCAATAGGCGTATTAAATCCATATCAACGAAATGAGGCGGAAACAATAGCATGGTCAGAAAAATGTAGCACCAAAGAAAGCAAAGCAATTGGGGTATATGTAACTGATATTCGAACCGGAGGATTTATAAAGGTAAAAGCTGTAGACTTTGGTAAAAGTTCTCCTACAGAGTTTTCAGCGACTGTTGCTGCGGGACTTGACGGAGGTATACTTGAGGTGCGTATTGATAGTGTTGGAGGTACAAAAATAGCTGGTATTGATGTACCACGGACTGGAGGTTGGAATACCTGGAAAACATTGACTTCTACAATAGCGGAAAAAGTTTCAGGAGTGCATGATGTATATTTTGTTTTCAAAGGCGAAAATATCACTGCGGGACGTGAGCTATTCAATTTTGATCACTGGACTTTTAAGAAGTAA